A window of the Arachis duranensis cultivar V14167 chromosome 5, aradu.V14167.gnm2.J7QH, whole genome shotgun sequence genome harbors these coding sequences:
- the LOC107490168 gene encoding AP-4 complex subunit sigma, which translates to MGIRFVLMVNKQGQTRLAQYYEYLTLEERRALEGEIVRKCLARNEHQCSFVEHRNYKIVYRRYASLFFLVGVDDDENELAILEFIHLLVETMDRHFGNVCELDIMFHLEKAHFMLEEMVMNGCLVETSKSNILTPIQLMDKAS; encoded by the exons AACGCGACTTGCCCAATACTACGAATACCTCACTCTCGAAGAAAGACGAGCCCTTGAAGGTGAAATCGTTCGCAAATGCCTCGCTCGTAACGAACACCAG TGTTCATTTGTTGAGCACCGCAACTACAAAATTGTATATAGGCGCTATGCATCTTTGTTTTTCTTAGTTGGAGTTGATGACGATGAG AACGAGCTTGCTATTTTGGAATTCATACATCTATTAGTTGAAACCATGGACCGTCATTTTGGCAATGTG TGTGAACTAGATATCATGTTCCATTTAGAAAAAGCGCATTTTATGTTGGAGGAAATGGTCATGAATGGTTGCCTTGTGGAGACAAGCAAATCAAATATTCTGACTCCAATTCAGCTGATGGACAAAGCATCTTga